The Propionibacterium freudenreichii subsp. freudenreichii genome contains a region encoding:
- a CDS encoding gamma-aminobutyraldehyde dehydrogenase: MALLQNFINNRFVASTSSESFNLVDPATAEVTGQSPASNQADVDAAYAAAKDATRTWGKMIPGERQRAMLKLADAIEAHSDELVAAQSRNTGQPKHLIASEEVTVGADQIRFFAGAARIMEGLASGEYMENMNSVIRREPIGVVGQVTPWNYPLMMAIWKIGPALAAGNTIVLKPSDTTPESTLLLAQLAAEFLPEGTFNVVLGRAATGAMVVGSKVPGLVSITGSVRAGIEVAKAAAENLTRCHLELGGKAPCIVFDDADVDAAAEALTTAGFFNAGQDCTSSTRLLVQAGVHDEFVAALAKYARSTRFGSPDDADALYGPLNNANQLARVQEAVDSLPAHAEVVTGGKQADRPGFYFEPTVLDGLNQDDALVQNEIFGPVLTVQTFDTEDQAVAMGNGVPYGLASSVWTRDHARALRMSAALDFGCVWINCHIPLVAEMPHGGFKSSGYGKDLSKYSVEEYTRVKHVMSSME; this comes from the coding sequence GTGGCGCTCTTGCAGAACTTCATCAACAACCGCTTCGTCGCCTCAACCAGCAGCGAATCATTCAACCTGGTTGATCCGGCCACCGCCGAAGTCACCGGGCAATCGCCCGCGTCGAACCAGGCCGACGTCGACGCCGCCTACGCCGCCGCGAAGGACGCCACGCGCACCTGGGGAAAGATGATCCCCGGCGAACGCCAACGAGCCATGCTGAAACTGGCCGACGCCATCGAGGCGCACAGCGACGAGCTGGTGGCCGCCCAGAGCCGCAACACCGGCCAGCCCAAGCACCTGATCGCCTCCGAGGAGGTCACGGTGGGCGCCGACCAGATCCGCTTCTTCGCCGGCGCCGCCCGCATCATGGAGGGCCTGGCATCGGGTGAGTACATGGAGAACATGAACTCGGTGATCCGCCGCGAACCGATCGGCGTCGTGGGCCAGGTGACCCCCTGGAACTATCCGCTCATGATGGCCATCTGGAAGATCGGCCCGGCCCTGGCCGCCGGCAACACGATCGTGCTGAAGCCCTCCGACACCACCCCCGAGTCCACCCTGCTGCTGGCCCAGTTGGCTGCTGAGTTCCTGCCCGAGGGCACCTTCAACGTGGTGCTCGGCCGTGCCGCCACCGGTGCAATGGTGGTGGGCTCGAAGGTGCCGGGCCTGGTATCGATCACCGGCTCGGTGCGCGCCGGCATCGAGGTGGCGAAGGCCGCCGCCGAGAACCTCACCCGCTGTCACCTGGAGCTGGGCGGCAAGGCACCGTGCATCGTCTTCGACGACGCCGACGTGGATGCGGCCGCCGAGGCGCTCACCACCGCCGGCTTCTTCAATGCCGGCCAGGACTGCACCTCATCCACCCGCCTACTGGTGCAGGCCGGCGTCCACGACGAGTTCGTCGCGGCGCTGGCCAAGTACGCCCGCTCCACCCGCTTCGGCAGCCCCGACGACGCCGATGCGCTCTACGGCCCGCTGAACAACGCCAACCAGCTGGCCCGGGTGCAGGAGGCCGTCGATTCGCTGCCGGCCCATGCCGAGGTGGTCACCGGCGGCAAGCAGGCCGACCGTCCGGGCTTCTACTTCGAGCCGACCGTGCTCGACGGCCTCAACCAGGACGACGCCCTGGTGCAGAACGAGATCTTCGGCCCGGTGCTCACGGTGCAGACCTTCGACACCGAGGATCAGGCCGTCGCCATGGGTAATGGGGTGCCCTACGGACTCGCCTCGTCGGTCTGGACGCGCGACCATGCGCGGGCGCTGCGGATGTCGGCCGCGCTCGACTTCGGGTGCGTGTGGATCAACTGCCACATCCCGCTGGTCGCCGAGATGCCCCACGGCGGCTTCAAGTCGTCGGGCTACGGCAAGGACCTGTCGAAGTACTCCGTGGAGGAGTACACCCGCGTCAAGCACGTGATGAGCTCGATGGAGTAA
- a CDS encoding dihydroorotate dehydrogenase-like protein has product MAPREVNAQVTVPNTTDLSSNYMGLPLRNPVVASAGPLAQTVDSIKTLEDAGVGAVVMHSLFEEQLRYESEQIVQQTEEQSESFAEALSYFPVTAIASVGATLSSQYLQVLEDGAKALEIPLIGSLNGASGGTWTAEARRMQDAGASAIELNIYLVPGDTSITGREVEDRHVEILRAVKDVVNIPVAVKLSPYFSSFGEVATSLCDAGADGLVMFNRFLQPDIDVNKREVVSGFELSSPEIGRLPRTWAAVLSGKVKSSLAVSGGVETRDDIVKGLLAGADVVMTTSALVRHGAAYAGRLIDGLRDYLRRSDLTLDQLRGMLAVPSDASASEYERSGYVSAIEKAKRRYGV; this is encoded by the coding sequence ATGGCCCCGCGCGAGGTGAACGCCCAGGTGACGGTGCCCAACACCACCGACCTGAGCTCGAACTACATGGGCTTGCCGCTGCGCAACCCGGTGGTGGCCTCGGCCGGTCCGCTCGCCCAGACCGTCGACTCGATCAAGACGCTCGAGGACGCCGGCGTGGGTGCGGTGGTGATGCACTCGTTGTTCGAGGAGCAGCTGCGCTACGAGAGCGAGCAGATCGTCCAGCAGACCGAGGAGCAGTCGGAGAGCTTCGCTGAAGCGCTCAGCTATTTCCCGGTCACCGCGATCGCCTCGGTGGGTGCGACGCTGTCGAGCCAGTACCTGCAGGTGCTGGAGGACGGCGCCAAGGCGCTCGAGATTCCGCTGATCGGCAGCCTCAACGGTGCCAGTGGCGGCACGTGGACCGCAGAGGCCCGTCGCATGCAGGACGCGGGTGCGTCAGCCATCGAGCTGAACATCTACCTGGTTCCCGGCGATACGTCGATCACCGGCCGTGAGGTCGAGGACCGCCACGTCGAGATCCTGCGTGCGGTGAAGGACGTCGTGAACATCCCGGTGGCCGTGAAGCTGTCGCCGTACTTCAGCAGCTTCGGTGAGGTGGCCACGTCCCTGTGCGACGCCGGCGCCGATGGCCTGGTGATGTTCAACCGCTTCCTGCAGCCCGACATCGACGTGAACAAGCGCGAGGTCGTGTCCGGCTTCGAGCTGTCGTCGCCCGAGATCGGACGCCTGCCGCGCACCTGGGCAGCCGTGCTGAGTGGCAAGGTCAAGTCGTCGTTGGCGGTGTCGGGTGGCGTGGAGACGCGCGACGACATCGTCAAGGGCCTGCTGGCCGGTGCCGACGTCGTGATGACCACCTCGGCGCTGGTGCGCCACGGTGCCGCCTATGCGGGTCGCCTCATCGACGGCCTGCGCGACTACCTGCGGCGCAGCGACCTGACGCTCGACCAGCTGCGTGGCATGCTGGCCGTTCCCTCCGACGCCTCGGCCTCGGAGTATGAGCGTTCGGGTTATGTGTCGGCCATTGAGAAGGCCAAGCGCCGGTACGGCGTGTAA
- the nifJ gene encoding pyruvate:ferredoxin (flavodoxin) oxidoreductase: MICDGNTAASDVAFRINELCSIYPITPSSPMAELADEWSARDRMNIWGQVPHVMEMQSEAGAAGAMHGSLQGGALATTFTASQGLLLMIPNMYKIAGELTSTVMHVAARSLATQGLSIFGDHQDVMACRQTGWAMLCSTGVQQCHDNALISQVATLRSRVPFMHFFDGFRTSHELNTCIQLTDDQLRSMVPDALVREHRERALSPDNPFIRGTAQNADVYFQGREAGNKYYDSVPGIVQDAMDEFAAMTGRQYHLADYYGAPDADRVIVIMGSGAETVQQTVSKLNEQGEKVGLVVIRLYRPFPTQAVLDCIPASVKKIAVLDRTKEPGSNGEPLFLDVVSAVSEAYSNGERDNLPAIIGGRYGLSSKEFTPGMCAAVYDELAKDKPKRRFTVGITDDVTHLSIPWDASLDLEDPETSRAVFYGIGADGTVGANKNTIKILGSEPGTYAQGYFVYDSKKSGGRTTSHLRFGPDPIKAPYLVNQAGFIGVHHWADLERIDVLAFARKGTTVLINSPYPAEDVWGHLPAPMQKKIIDLDLQVYAIDAGEVARSVGLGNRTNTVLQTCYFKISGVLPEDHAIEAIKNSITKTYAKKSMEIVEKNHAAVDAALEHLHKIDVPAKVTSTEDYLPPVPSFAPDFVKDVTAAMMTEQGESLPVSKLPADGSFPSGTTQYEKRNVSEIIAVWDQDNCIQCGNCAFVCPHGVLRAKYYKPDVLDDAPKSFQAVPLNAAGLPDEMYTLQVFAEDCTGCGLCVEACPVHPIGGDPECKAINLDSVLDRTNERANVEFFQKIPEPPRTRVNYGAVRGAQFLQPLFEFSGACPGCGETPYLKLLTQLFGDRATVANATGCSSIYGGNLPTTPWAKNKEGRGPAWSNSLFEDNAEFGLGMRLAADLHNELARQRVDELSDAINDPELVDQLLNAPQAQESDLHAQAERVDALQDRLTDLVNDPNVDADTKAKVEDLRSVADNLLRRSVWIVGGDGWAYDIGSGGLDHVLSTGRNVNVLVLDTEVYSNTGGQASKSSPMGAIAKFATAGKRTNKKDIAMQAVSYGDVYVARVAFGADPEQTLKAFREAEAYPGPSLIIAYSHCISHGYNLRKGLDQQYKAVASGHWPLIRYNPEVRDSGGNPFLLDSARPRISLMDYRKTELRFKMLMVKDPEEAKHLNDLSQEQVTRRFADYEEMASRPAEMFATDARRDV; this comes from the coding sequence ATGATCTGCGACGGCAACACCGCCGCCTCTGATGTGGCCTTCCGCATCAATGAGCTGTGCTCGATCTACCCGATCACGCCGAGCTCCCCGATGGCCGAACTGGCCGACGAGTGGAGTGCCCGCGACCGCATGAACATCTGGGGCCAGGTGCCCCATGTGATGGAGATGCAGTCGGAGGCCGGCGCGGCCGGTGCCATGCACGGCTCCCTGCAGGGCGGCGCCCTGGCGACCACCTTCACGGCGTCGCAGGGCCTGCTGCTGATGATCCCGAACATGTACAAGATCGCCGGTGAGCTCACCTCCACGGTGATGCACGTCGCCGCGCGCTCGCTGGCCACCCAGGGCCTGTCGATCTTCGGTGATCACCAGGACGTGATGGCCTGTCGCCAGACCGGTTGGGCGATGCTGTGCTCCACCGGCGTGCAGCAGTGCCATGACAATGCCCTGATCTCCCAGGTCGCCACGCTGCGTTCGCGCGTGCCGTTCATGCACTTCTTCGACGGCTTCCGCACCAGCCATGAGCTCAACACCTGCATCCAGCTCACCGACGACCAGCTGCGTTCGATGGTGCCCGATGCGCTCGTGCGCGAGCACCGCGAGCGGGCCCTGTCGCCCGACAACCCGTTCATCCGTGGCACCGCCCAGAACGCCGACGTGTACTTCCAGGGCCGCGAGGCCGGCAACAAGTACTACGACTCGGTTCCGGGCATCGTGCAGGACGCGATGGACGAGTTCGCCGCCATGACCGGCCGCCAGTACCACCTGGCCGACTACTACGGCGCGCCCGACGCCGATCGCGTCATCGTGATCATGGGCTCGGGTGCCGAGACCGTGCAGCAGACCGTCAGCAAGCTCAATGAGCAGGGCGAGAAGGTCGGCCTGGTGGTCATCCGCCTGTACCGTCCGTTCCCGACGCAGGCCGTGCTGGACTGCATTCCCGCATCGGTCAAGAAGATCGCCGTGCTCGACCGCACCAAGGAGCCGGGCTCCAACGGTGAGCCCCTGTTCCTCGACGTGGTCTCGGCAGTCTCCGAGGCCTATTCGAACGGCGAGCGCGACAACCTGCCCGCCATCATCGGTGGCCGCTACGGCCTGTCGAGCAAGGAGTTCACGCCGGGCATGTGCGCCGCCGTGTACGACGAGCTCGCCAAGGACAAGCCGAAGCGTCGCTTCACCGTCGGCATCACCGACGATGTGACGCACCTGTCGATCCCGTGGGACGCCTCGCTCGACCTGGAGGACCCCGAGACCTCGCGCGCAGTGTTCTACGGCATCGGTGCTGACGGCACCGTCGGCGCCAACAAGAACACCATCAAGATCCTCGGCTCCGAGCCGGGCACCTACGCGCAGGGCTACTTCGTCTACGACTCGAAGAAGTCCGGCGGCCGCACCACCTCGCACCTTCGCTTCGGACCCGATCCGATCAAGGCCCCCTACCTGGTGAACCAGGCCGGCTTCATCGGCGTGCACCACTGGGCCGACCTTGAGCGCATCGACGTGCTGGCGTTCGCCCGCAAGGGCACCACGGTGCTGATCAACAGCCCGTACCCCGCCGAGGACGTCTGGGGCCATCTGCCGGCCCCGATGCAGAAGAAGATCATCGACCTCGACCTGCAGGTGTATGCGATCGACGCCGGTGAGGTGGCCCGTTCGGTGGGCCTGGGCAACCGCACCAACACGGTGCTGCAGACCTGCTACTTCAAGATCAGTGGCGTGCTTCCCGAGGACCACGCGATCGAGGCCATCAAGAACTCGATCACCAAGACCTACGCGAAGAAGTCGATGGAGATCGTGGAGAAGAACCACGCCGCCGTCGACGCCGCCCTGGAGCACCTGCACAAGATCGACGTGCCGGCCAAGGTCACCTCCACCGAGGACTACCTGCCGCCCGTGCCGTCGTTCGCGCCTGACTTCGTCAAGGACGTCACCGCGGCCATGATGACCGAGCAGGGCGAGTCGCTGCCGGTGAGCAAGCTGCCGGCCGATGGTTCGTTCCCCTCGGGCACCACGCAGTACGAGAAGCGCAATGTGTCCGAGATCATCGCGGTCTGGGACCAGGACAACTGCATCCAGTGCGGCAACTGCGCCTTCGTCTGCCCGCACGGCGTGCTGAGGGCCAAGTACTACAAGCCCGATGTGCTCGACGATGCGCCGAAGTCGTTCCAGGCGGTTCCGCTGAATGCGGCCGGCCTGCCCGACGAGATGTACACCCTGCAGGTGTTCGCCGAGGACTGCACCGGTTGTGGCCTGTGCGTCGAGGCCTGCCCCGTGCATCCCATCGGTGGCGACCCCGAATGCAAGGCGATCAACCTGGATTCCGTGCTCGACCGCACCAACGAGCGGGCGAACGTGGAGTTCTTCCAGAAGATCCCCGAGCCCCCGCGCACCCGCGTGAACTACGGTGCCGTGCGTGGCGCCCAGTTCCTGCAGCCGCTGTTCGAGTTCAGCGGTGCCTGCCCGGGTTGTGGCGAGACGCCGTACCTCAAGCTGCTCACCCAGCTGTTCGGCGACCGCGCCACCGTGGCGAATGCCACCGGCTGCTCGTCCATCTACGGCGGCAACCTGCCGACCACCCCGTGGGCGAAGAACAAGGAGGGACGCGGCCCGGCCTGGAGCAACTCATTGTTCGAGGACAACGCCGAGTTCGGCCTTGGCATGCGCCTGGCGGCCGACCTGCACAACGAACTGGCCCGTCAGCGCGTTGACGAGCTGTCCGATGCGATCAACGACCCCGAGCTGGTCGATCAGCTGCTGAACGCCCCGCAGGCGCAGGAGTCCGATCTGCACGCCCAGGCCGAGCGCGTCGACGCCCTGCAGGATCGCCTGACCGACCTGGTCAACGATCCGAACGTGGACGCCGACACCAAGGCCAAGGTCGAGGACCTGCGGTCGGTGGCCGACAACCTGCTGCGTCGTTCCGTGTGGATCGTCGGCGGCGACGGTTGGGCCTACGACATCGGTTCGGGCGGCCTTGACCATGTGCTGTCCACCGGACGCAATGTCAATGTGCTGGTGCTCGACACCGAGGTCTACTCCAATACCGGTGGCCAGGCCTCGAAGTCGTCGCCCATGGGTGCGATCGCGAAGTTCGCGACCGCCGGCAAGCGCACGAACAAGAAGGACATCGCCATGCAGGCCGTGTCCTACGGCGACGTCTATGTCGCCCGCGTGGCGTTCGGTGCCGACCCGGAGCAGACGCTGAAGGCATTCCGTGAGGCCGAGGCCTACCCCGGCCCCAGCCTGATCATCGCCTACAGCCACTGCATCAGCCATGGCTACAACCTGCGCAAGGGCCTGGACCAGCAGTACAAGGCAGTGGCCTCCGGTCACTGGCCGCTGATCCGGTACAACCCGGAGGTTCGCGACTCGGGTGGCAACCCGTTCCTGCTCGACTCGGCCCGTCCGCGCATCTCGCTGATGGACTACCGCAAGACCGAGCTGCGCTTCAAGATGCTGATGGTCAAGGATCCGGAAGAGGCCAAGCACCTCAATGACCTCAGCCAGGAGCAGGTGACCAGGCGTTTCGCCGACTACGAGGAAATGGCCTCACGTCCGGCCGAGATGTTCGCCACCGACGCACGGAGGGATGTCTGA